TCGACTTGGAGTGCTTCGCGCACCTGCGCAACCCCAGCGCACAATGACTTGCCATACGCGCAGAGCAGAGCGTGTATGCCTCACGCGCGCCCGTCGAGGGCGGCGGAAGGAAGAAACAATGACACCCCGCAAGCCACGCCCTACCAACTCTGCGAAGCCCGCCCGGGCACCCGAAGAAACCCTCGAGCGCATTGCACGCGAGACGCTGAACATTGAAACCCTGAAGACACGCAGCAGCGACAGCCTCGACCTTCACGATGTGGCGGTGTGGCGCCTGAAGGGCGCCCTCGAAGCGGCCTATCAGGCCGGCCTGAGCGCCGCCACCAGCGCCAGCAGCAAGTAGCGCCTCCTCTCACCAGCCACGCCCCGCCCAGCGGGGCAGCAGCGCATGAGGGCCGCCGGGCCGCCCTCGTGAACGGCAGACGTGTACCCACGGCCCCAAATCGAAAGCACCACCATGCCCCGCAACA
The sequence above is drawn from the Myxococcus virescens genome and encodes:
- a CDS encoding DUF6900 domain-containing protein; this encodes MTPRKPRPTNSAKPARAPEETLERIARETLNIETLKTRSSDSLDLHDVAVWRLKGALEAAYQAGLSAATSASSK